The following are encoded in a window of Megachile rotundata isolate GNS110a chromosome 2, iyMegRotu1, whole genome shotgun sequence genomic DNA:
- the LOC100877675 gene encoding uncharacterized protein LOC100877675 isoform X1, which produces MALVMLPCDLPWWPAVVKQLDRAAAARNSEDLLEAMQRLHDMCKYEEQCILKSISLDPEEDTQDPELFSGLALFLDTDLDSAEREQVFAKTIPRMVDRAKALRSCKPPQGLHFSLQQQGDCVEYSYAFVSSLIANAFFSTYPKRTTKTHPTLRDFNFTNFFKHLNNNGQKAKLRSIFHYYDYIKAENALDGKIVISRQVMTSKQWLTIEDWLESNVPLCPLMIRHEGRLERLEPETKVLRVCFASAKFGGGVLDGDVTQETVHIVTHPEMLVAILSVEALEDNEVLIVEGVRHVSRINDPRNRAIFEALPKPNIVTVCCIDPEDYSRLPLSQFEEDNILREMNKSLLGFRQRHVPNSPTDPVKSELDPDGALGSRRLSPIGESFSSTPPETEGDDKVLSTNNAKSNRHDILTEVRSKPNGKSIRPPSPHRICSDSSTTIKRNRFIVLGSSGEVLPVTRKSLGQMSVYSSCNSQSTDSFHSAKDTIDEDPEEEEQKLSKRYSSQLDTPEKRGTFAQRLRDALKRESTATGAASSNTSSGESSYAVGISVSGSHVCDQDIKVKRGGSRGFVLRDETVDEDFLKESLEAEQKWLGRFRQNQPMLQRRDTSASSKYSFSTEYNSDFCSELEEVYEQLAKWLEDPIAADESRELDARDKAVVRFAGSLLKRALSESFAGVPVQEGEPQPFIDPTDVNQSHKLALAVRSLSLELARQKNRRQQSVSESEDVEYYEDTLSNHTISKEVKDIQRRKLRTVTFTSEVFQTLVDDETTVYLSNPVSLSTPGTVEGTTQSFVANVNNDKLAQEFESHVIFNIPRDNSPQAGGLLPVATGNWGCGSRLKGDPQLKLVIQWLAASLAGVPKLVYYTTGNPSLSKLDTVSRVLMDRHWSVGDLAAATLRFAVYAIEEQTGGKNTLFEEIIGMEKLSP; this is translated from the exons ATGGCTCTGGTAATGTTACCCTGTGATCTACCGTGGTGGCCGGCGGTAGTAAAGCAACTAGATCGAGCAGCAGCTGCCAGAAATTCCGAAGATCTGTTGGAAGCGATGCAAAGATTGCACGACATGTGCAA ATACGAGGAACAGTGCATTCTGAAAAG TATCAGCCTCGACCCTGAAGAAGATACACAAGATCCAGAATTATTTTCTGGATTAGCGTTATTTCTCGACACTGATCTCGACTCCGCGGAACGGGAACAAGTTTTCGCGAAGACAATACCGCGTATGGTAGACAGGGCAAAAGCTTTAAGATCTTGTAAACCACCTCAAGGTTTGCACTTTAGTCTTCAACAACAAg GTGATTGCGTCGAGTACAGTTATGCCTTTGTTTCGTCTTTAATAGCAAACGCATTCTTTTCCACATATCCTAAAAGAACTACAAAGACTCATCCAACTTTACGAGATTTTAATTTCACCAATTTCTTTAAACACCTTAATAA CAATGGACAGAAAGCAAAATTAAGAAGTATATTTCATTACTATGATTACATTAAAGCTGAAAATGCATTGGATGGAAAGATAGTAATTTCTAGAcag GTAATGACATCGAAGCAATGGTTAACTATCGAGGACTGGTTAGAGAGCAACGTTCCACTGTGTCCATTGATGATACGTCATGAGGGCCGTCTGGAGAGACTGGAACCAGAGACTAAAGTATTACGTGTTTGCTTCGCGAGCGCAAAGTTTGGCGGCGGCGTACTTGATGGTGATGTTACGCAAGAAACTGtacat ATAGTAACGCATCCCGAAATGCTCGTGGCAATATTATCAGTTGAAGCTTTAGAAGACAACGAAGTATTAATAGTAGAGGGTGTTAGACACGTATCTAGAATAAACGATCCTCGTAATAGAGCCATATTTGAAGCTTTGCCGAAACCAAATATC GTAACAGTATGTTGTATCGATCCTGAGGATTACTCGCGATTACCTTTATCGCAGTTCGAAGAAGACAATATACTCCGGGAAATGAATAAATCTTTGCTTGGATTTCGACAGAGGCATGTACCGAACAGTCCAACTGATCCTGTAAAATCTGAATTGGATCCAGATGGAGCACTAGGTTCTCGAAGATTATCGCCGATCGGAGAGAGTTTCAGCAGCACCCCTCCAGAAACAGAAGGCGATGATAAAGTATTGTCGACGAATAATG CAAAATCTAATAGACACGATATCTTAACGGAAGTTCGCAGTAAACCAAATGGTAAATCTATAAGACCTCCAAGTCCACATAGAATATGCAGCGACTCCAGTACCACGATCAAAAGGAATCGGTTTATCGTACTTGGATCAAGTGGGGAAGTTTTACCGGTTACACGAAAATCGCTTGGACAAATGTCAGTTTACAGCAGTTGTAACAGTCAGAGTACAGATAGTTTTCATAGTGCAAAAGATACTATAGACGAAGATCCTG aagaagaagaacaaaaattaagtaaacGTTACAGTAGTCAGTTGGACACTCCAGAAAAAAGAGGAACATTTGCCCAACGTTTGAGGGACGCGTTAAAACGAGAAAGTACAGCTACAGGAGCAGCTTCGTCTAATACTTCGTCTGGAGAAAGCAGTTACGCAGTTGGTATTAGCGTGTCTGGAAGTCACGTTTGTGACCAAGACATTAA AGTAAAGCGAGGAGGTTCGAGAGGTTTCGTTCTACGAGATGAAACAGTGGATGAAGATTTTCTAAAGGAATCTTTAGAAGCCGAACAAAAATGGTTAGGCAGATTTCGACAGAATCAACCTATGCTTCAAAGAAGAGACACAAGTGCTAGTAGTAAATACAGTTTCAGTACGGAATATAATTCTG ATTTTTGTTCCGAACTCGAAGAAGTTTACGAACAACTAGCAAAATGGTTAGAAGATCCCATAGCAGCGGATGAATCTCGAGAGTTAGACGCAAGAGACAAAGCAGTAGTTCGATTCGCCGGCTCGTTGTTAAAGAGAGCTCTCAGCGAATCATTTGCTGGTGTTCCAGTTCAAGAGGGTGAACCTCAACCCTTTATCGATCCTACCGATGTAAATCAAAGCCATAAACTAGCTTTGGCTGTGAGGAGTTTGAGTTTAGAACTAGCTCGTCAAAAAAATAGGAGACAACAATCA GTCTCTGAGTCTGAAGATGtagaatattatgaagataCGTTAAGTAATCATACGATATCGAAAGAGGTAAAGGATATTCAACGTAGAAAACTTAGGACGGTAACGTTTACATCCGAAGTTTTTCAAACATTGGTCGATGACGAAACTACCGTGTATCTATCTAATCCTGTTTCTTTAAGCACACCTGGAACTGTAGAAGGAACAACGCAATCTTTTGTTGCCAACGTGAATAATGACAAACTTGCGCAAGAATTCGAATCGCATGTAATATTTAAC ATACCAAGAGACAATAGTCCTCAAGCAGGCGGATTACTGCCTGTTGCTACTGGTAATTGGGGATGTGGTTCTCGTTTAAAAGGGGATCCACAGTTGAAATTAGTTATTCAATGGCTTGCTGCTTCTTTGGCAGGAGTACCAAAATTAGTCTATTACACTACAGGAAATCCTAGTTTATCAAAG TTAGATACCGTGAGTCGAGTTCTTATGGATAGGCATTGGTCGGTCGGTGATTTAGCCGCCGCCACGTTAAGATTCGCCGTGTATGCTATCGAAGAACAAACAGGAGGAAAAAATACTCTGTTCGAGGAAATAATTGGTATGGAGAAATTGAGTCCTTAG
- the LOC100877675 gene encoding uncharacterized protein LOC100877675 isoform X2, with translation MALVMLPCDLPWWPAVVKQLDRAAAARNSEDLLEAMQRLHDMCNISLDPEEDTQDPELFSGLALFLDTDLDSAEREQVFAKTIPRMVDRAKALRSCKPPQGLHFSLQQQGDCVEYSYAFVSSLIANAFFSTYPKRTTKTHPTLRDFNFTNFFKHLNNNGQKAKLRSIFHYYDYIKAENALDGKIVISRQVMTSKQWLTIEDWLESNVPLCPLMIRHEGRLERLEPETKVLRVCFASAKFGGGVLDGDVTQETVHIVTHPEMLVAILSVEALEDNEVLIVEGVRHVSRINDPRNRAIFEALPKPNIVTVCCIDPEDYSRLPLSQFEEDNILREMNKSLLGFRQRHVPNSPTDPVKSELDPDGALGSRRLSPIGESFSSTPPETEGDDKVLSTNNAKSNRHDILTEVRSKPNGKSIRPPSPHRICSDSSTTIKRNRFIVLGSSGEVLPVTRKSLGQMSVYSSCNSQSTDSFHSAKDTIDEDPEEEEQKLSKRYSSQLDTPEKRGTFAQRLRDALKRESTATGAASSNTSSGESSYAVGISVSGSHVCDQDIKVKRGGSRGFVLRDETVDEDFLKESLEAEQKWLGRFRQNQPMLQRRDTSASSKYSFSTEYNSDFCSELEEVYEQLAKWLEDPIAADESRELDARDKAVVRFAGSLLKRALSESFAGVPVQEGEPQPFIDPTDVNQSHKLALAVRSLSLELARQKNRRQQSVSESEDVEYYEDTLSNHTISKEVKDIQRRKLRTVTFTSEVFQTLVDDETTVYLSNPVSLSTPGTVEGTTQSFVANVNNDKLAQEFESHVIFNIPRDNSPQAGGLLPVATGNWGCGSRLKGDPQLKLVIQWLAASLAGVPKLVYYTTGNPSLSKLDTVSRVLMDRHWSVGDLAAATLRFAVYAIEEQTGGKNTLFEEIIGMEKLSP, from the exons ATGGCTCTGGTAATGTTACCCTGTGATCTACCGTGGTGGCCGGCGGTAGTAAAGCAACTAGATCGAGCAGCAGCTGCCAGAAATTCCGAAGATCTGTTGGAAGCGATGCAAAGATTGCACGACATGTGCAA TATCAGCCTCGACCCTGAAGAAGATACACAAGATCCAGAATTATTTTCTGGATTAGCGTTATTTCTCGACACTGATCTCGACTCCGCGGAACGGGAACAAGTTTTCGCGAAGACAATACCGCGTATGGTAGACAGGGCAAAAGCTTTAAGATCTTGTAAACCACCTCAAGGTTTGCACTTTAGTCTTCAACAACAAg GTGATTGCGTCGAGTACAGTTATGCCTTTGTTTCGTCTTTAATAGCAAACGCATTCTTTTCCACATATCCTAAAAGAACTACAAAGACTCATCCAACTTTACGAGATTTTAATTTCACCAATTTCTTTAAACACCTTAATAA CAATGGACAGAAAGCAAAATTAAGAAGTATATTTCATTACTATGATTACATTAAAGCTGAAAATGCATTGGATGGAAAGATAGTAATTTCTAGAcag GTAATGACATCGAAGCAATGGTTAACTATCGAGGACTGGTTAGAGAGCAACGTTCCACTGTGTCCATTGATGATACGTCATGAGGGCCGTCTGGAGAGACTGGAACCAGAGACTAAAGTATTACGTGTTTGCTTCGCGAGCGCAAAGTTTGGCGGCGGCGTACTTGATGGTGATGTTACGCAAGAAACTGtacat ATAGTAACGCATCCCGAAATGCTCGTGGCAATATTATCAGTTGAAGCTTTAGAAGACAACGAAGTATTAATAGTAGAGGGTGTTAGACACGTATCTAGAATAAACGATCCTCGTAATAGAGCCATATTTGAAGCTTTGCCGAAACCAAATATC GTAACAGTATGTTGTATCGATCCTGAGGATTACTCGCGATTACCTTTATCGCAGTTCGAAGAAGACAATATACTCCGGGAAATGAATAAATCTTTGCTTGGATTTCGACAGAGGCATGTACCGAACAGTCCAACTGATCCTGTAAAATCTGAATTGGATCCAGATGGAGCACTAGGTTCTCGAAGATTATCGCCGATCGGAGAGAGTTTCAGCAGCACCCCTCCAGAAACAGAAGGCGATGATAAAGTATTGTCGACGAATAATG CAAAATCTAATAGACACGATATCTTAACGGAAGTTCGCAGTAAACCAAATGGTAAATCTATAAGACCTCCAAGTCCACATAGAATATGCAGCGACTCCAGTACCACGATCAAAAGGAATCGGTTTATCGTACTTGGATCAAGTGGGGAAGTTTTACCGGTTACACGAAAATCGCTTGGACAAATGTCAGTTTACAGCAGTTGTAACAGTCAGAGTACAGATAGTTTTCATAGTGCAAAAGATACTATAGACGAAGATCCTG aagaagaagaacaaaaattaagtaaacGTTACAGTAGTCAGTTGGACACTCCAGAAAAAAGAGGAACATTTGCCCAACGTTTGAGGGACGCGTTAAAACGAGAAAGTACAGCTACAGGAGCAGCTTCGTCTAATACTTCGTCTGGAGAAAGCAGTTACGCAGTTGGTATTAGCGTGTCTGGAAGTCACGTTTGTGACCAAGACATTAA AGTAAAGCGAGGAGGTTCGAGAGGTTTCGTTCTACGAGATGAAACAGTGGATGAAGATTTTCTAAAGGAATCTTTAGAAGCCGAACAAAAATGGTTAGGCAGATTTCGACAGAATCAACCTATGCTTCAAAGAAGAGACACAAGTGCTAGTAGTAAATACAGTTTCAGTACGGAATATAATTCTG ATTTTTGTTCCGAACTCGAAGAAGTTTACGAACAACTAGCAAAATGGTTAGAAGATCCCATAGCAGCGGATGAATCTCGAGAGTTAGACGCAAGAGACAAAGCAGTAGTTCGATTCGCCGGCTCGTTGTTAAAGAGAGCTCTCAGCGAATCATTTGCTGGTGTTCCAGTTCAAGAGGGTGAACCTCAACCCTTTATCGATCCTACCGATGTAAATCAAAGCCATAAACTAGCTTTGGCTGTGAGGAGTTTGAGTTTAGAACTAGCTCGTCAAAAAAATAGGAGACAACAATCA GTCTCTGAGTCTGAAGATGtagaatattatgaagataCGTTAAGTAATCATACGATATCGAAAGAGGTAAAGGATATTCAACGTAGAAAACTTAGGACGGTAACGTTTACATCCGAAGTTTTTCAAACATTGGTCGATGACGAAACTACCGTGTATCTATCTAATCCTGTTTCTTTAAGCACACCTGGAACTGTAGAAGGAACAACGCAATCTTTTGTTGCCAACGTGAATAATGACAAACTTGCGCAAGAATTCGAATCGCATGTAATATTTAAC ATACCAAGAGACAATAGTCCTCAAGCAGGCGGATTACTGCCTGTTGCTACTGGTAATTGGGGATGTGGTTCTCGTTTAAAAGGGGATCCACAGTTGAAATTAGTTATTCAATGGCTTGCTGCTTCTTTGGCAGGAGTACCAAAATTAGTCTATTACACTACAGGAAATCCTAGTTTATCAAAG TTAGATACCGTGAGTCGAGTTCTTATGGATAGGCATTGGTCGGTCGGTGATTTAGCCGCCGCCACGTTAAGATTCGCCGTGTATGCTATCGAAGAACAAACAGGAGGAAAAAATACTCTGTTCGAGGAAATAATTGGTATGGAGAAATTGAGTCCTTAG
- the LOC100877675 gene encoding uncharacterized protein LOC100877675 isoform X3 has translation MVDRAKALRSCKPPQGLHFSLQQQGDCVEYSYAFVSSLIANAFFSTYPKRTTKTHPTLRDFNFTNFFKHLNNNGQKAKLRSIFHYYDYIKAENALDGKIVISRQVMTSKQWLTIEDWLESNVPLCPLMIRHEGRLERLEPETKVLRVCFASAKFGGGVLDGDVTQETVHIVTHPEMLVAILSVEALEDNEVLIVEGVRHVSRINDPRNRAIFEALPKPNIVTVCCIDPEDYSRLPLSQFEEDNILREMNKSLLGFRQRHVPNSPTDPVKSELDPDGALGSRRLSPIGESFSSTPPETEGDDKVLSTNNAKSNRHDILTEVRSKPNGKSIRPPSPHRICSDSSTTIKRNRFIVLGSSGEVLPVTRKSLGQMSVYSSCNSQSTDSFHSAKDTIDEDPEEEEQKLSKRYSSQLDTPEKRGTFAQRLRDALKRESTATGAASSNTSSGESSYAVGISVSGSHVCDQDIKVKRGGSRGFVLRDETVDEDFLKESLEAEQKWLGRFRQNQPMLQRRDTSASSKYSFSTEYNSDFCSELEEVYEQLAKWLEDPIAADESRELDARDKAVVRFAGSLLKRALSESFAGVPVQEGEPQPFIDPTDVNQSHKLALAVRSLSLELARQKNRRQQSVSESEDVEYYEDTLSNHTISKEVKDIQRRKLRTVTFTSEVFQTLVDDETTVYLSNPVSLSTPGTVEGTTQSFVANVNNDKLAQEFESHVIFNIPRDNSPQAGGLLPVATGNWGCGSRLKGDPQLKLVIQWLAASLAGVPKLVYYTTGNPSLSKLDTVSRVLMDRHWSVGDLAAATLRFAVYAIEEQTGGKNTLFEEIIGMEKLSP, from the exons ATGGTAGACAGGGCAAAAGCTTTAAGATCTTGTAAACCACCTCAAGGTTTGCACTTTAGTCTTCAACAACAAg GTGATTGCGTCGAGTACAGTTATGCCTTTGTTTCGTCTTTAATAGCAAACGCATTCTTTTCCACATATCCTAAAAGAACTACAAAGACTCATCCAACTTTACGAGATTTTAATTTCACCAATTTCTTTAAACACCTTAATAA CAATGGACAGAAAGCAAAATTAAGAAGTATATTTCATTACTATGATTACATTAAAGCTGAAAATGCATTGGATGGAAAGATAGTAATTTCTAGAcag GTAATGACATCGAAGCAATGGTTAACTATCGAGGACTGGTTAGAGAGCAACGTTCCACTGTGTCCATTGATGATACGTCATGAGGGCCGTCTGGAGAGACTGGAACCAGAGACTAAAGTATTACGTGTTTGCTTCGCGAGCGCAAAGTTTGGCGGCGGCGTACTTGATGGTGATGTTACGCAAGAAACTGtacat ATAGTAACGCATCCCGAAATGCTCGTGGCAATATTATCAGTTGAAGCTTTAGAAGACAACGAAGTATTAATAGTAGAGGGTGTTAGACACGTATCTAGAATAAACGATCCTCGTAATAGAGCCATATTTGAAGCTTTGCCGAAACCAAATATC GTAACAGTATGTTGTATCGATCCTGAGGATTACTCGCGATTACCTTTATCGCAGTTCGAAGAAGACAATATACTCCGGGAAATGAATAAATCTTTGCTTGGATTTCGACAGAGGCATGTACCGAACAGTCCAACTGATCCTGTAAAATCTGAATTGGATCCAGATGGAGCACTAGGTTCTCGAAGATTATCGCCGATCGGAGAGAGTTTCAGCAGCACCCCTCCAGAAACAGAAGGCGATGATAAAGTATTGTCGACGAATAATG CAAAATCTAATAGACACGATATCTTAACGGAAGTTCGCAGTAAACCAAATGGTAAATCTATAAGACCTCCAAGTCCACATAGAATATGCAGCGACTCCAGTACCACGATCAAAAGGAATCGGTTTATCGTACTTGGATCAAGTGGGGAAGTTTTACCGGTTACACGAAAATCGCTTGGACAAATGTCAGTTTACAGCAGTTGTAACAGTCAGAGTACAGATAGTTTTCATAGTGCAAAAGATACTATAGACGAAGATCCTG aagaagaagaacaaaaattaagtaaacGTTACAGTAGTCAGTTGGACACTCCAGAAAAAAGAGGAACATTTGCCCAACGTTTGAGGGACGCGTTAAAACGAGAAAGTACAGCTACAGGAGCAGCTTCGTCTAATACTTCGTCTGGAGAAAGCAGTTACGCAGTTGGTATTAGCGTGTCTGGAAGTCACGTTTGTGACCAAGACATTAA AGTAAAGCGAGGAGGTTCGAGAGGTTTCGTTCTACGAGATGAAACAGTGGATGAAGATTTTCTAAAGGAATCTTTAGAAGCCGAACAAAAATGGTTAGGCAGATTTCGACAGAATCAACCTATGCTTCAAAGAAGAGACACAAGTGCTAGTAGTAAATACAGTTTCAGTACGGAATATAATTCTG ATTTTTGTTCCGAACTCGAAGAAGTTTACGAACAACTAGCAAAATGGTTAGAAGATCCCATAGCAGCGGATGAATCTCGAGAGTTAGACGCAAGAGACAAAGCAGTAGTTCGATTCGCCGGCTCGTTGTTAAAGAGAGCTCTCAGCGAATCATTTGCTGGTGTTCCAGTTCAAGAGGGTGAACCTCAACCCTTTATCGATCCTACCGATGTAAATCAAAGCCATAAACTAGCTTTGGCTGTGAGGAGTTTGAGTTTAGAACTAGCTCGTCAAAAAAATAGGAGACAACAATCA GTCTCTGAGTCTGAAGATGtagaatattatgaagataCGTTAAGTAATCATACGATATCGAAAGAGGTAAAGGATATTCAACGTAGAAAACTTAGGACGGTAACGTTTACATCCGAAGTTTTTCAAACATTGGTCGATGACGAAACTACCGTGTATCTATCTAATCCTGTTTCTTTAAGCACACCTGGAACTGTAGAAGGAACAACGCAATCTTTTGTTGCCAACGTGAATAATGACAAACTTGCGCAAGAATTCGAATCGCATGTAATATTTAAC ATACCAAGAGACAATAGTCCTCAAGCAGGCGGATTACTGCCTGTTGCTACTGGTAATTGGGGATGTGGTTCTCGTTTAAAAGGGGATCCACAGTTGAAATTAGTTATTCAATGGCTTGCTGCTTCTTTGGCAGGAGTACCAAAATTAGTCTATTACACTACAGGAAATCCTAGTTTATCAAAG TTAGATACCGTGAGTCGAGTTCTTATGGATAGGCATTGGTCGGTCGGTGATTTAGCCGCCGCCACGTTAAGATTCGCCGTGTATGCTATCGAAGAACAAACAGGAGGAAAAAATACTCTGTTCGAGGAAATAATTGGTATGGAGAAATTGAGTCCTTAG